The following proteins are co-located in the Desulfatitalea tepidiphila genome:
- the secD gene encoding protein translocase subunit SecD, whose protein sequence is MKTTSWRPIVVIVVLLAALVYVLPTLQMVLEKKESPTLWPHNKINLGLDLQGGMHLVLQVDTDKAVENTVDRSFDELRAFMRQNDIRVAALKRTDATTFTVVLDEREDADRSKGLIADEFRDFNLEDRTREGQREIVLQLKSDEIERVKKLSFEKAVLKVRNRVDEYGAREPDIRPQGEDRIIVQLPGVIDADKARKEIGRTGNLEFKLVDESNDVRQALSGSVPPGSEIRYYRKDDPDMAGRPILLKKETLLTGDYLSEARVKFDPANGQPYVAIKFNPKGARIFADITEKHIHERLAIVLDNEVYSAPEIQSKITGEGMITGNFTDDSAKSLALVLREAFPTPVKILYEKSVGPSLGEDSIRKGLLSMLIGGVLVVLFMIVYYKGSGVIADAALVLNIILIAGGLAAFNATLTLPGIAGIILTIGMAVDANVLIFERIREELRLGKTARAAVDAGFERATLTIMDANVTTLIAAVVLFQFGSGPVKGFAVTLSLGVVASLFTALIVSRVIFEFLLTKRSIKTLSI, encoded by the coding sequence TTGAAAACAACTTCCTGGCGTCCCATTGTCGTCATTGTGGTCCTGCTGGCCGCACTGGTCTATGTGCTGCCGACGCTTCAAATGGTCCTGGAAAAAAAAGAGTCTCCGACCTTATGGCCTCACAACAAAATCAACCTCGGGTTGGATCTGCAGGGCGGCATGCACCTGGTATTGCAGGTGGATACCGATAAGGCCGTTGAAAATACGGTGGATCGATCGTTCGACGAGCTGCGAGCGTTCATGCGTCAAAACGATATCCGTGTCGCGGCGTTGAAAAGAACGGATGCCACCACCTTTACAGTGGTGCTGGATGAACGTGAAGATGCCGACCGATCCAAGGGGTTGATCGCCGACGAATTCCGCGATTTCAACCTGGAAGACCGCACCCGCGAAGGGCAGCGTGAAATCGTCCTGCAGCTCAAATCAGACGAAATCGAACGAGTGAAAAAACTGTCGTTCGAAAAAGCCGTGTTGAAAGTCCGCAACCGGGTGGACGAATACGGCGCCCGCGAGCCGGATATCCGGCCCCAGGGCGAAGATCGCATCATCGTCCAGCTTCCCGGCGTCATCGATGCCGACAAGGCGCGCAAGGAAATCGGCCGTACCGGCAACCTGGAATTCAAGCTGGTCGATGAAAGCAACGATGTGCGCCAGGCACTCTCGGGCAGTGTCCCGCCCGGCAGCGAGATCCGCTATTATCGGAAAGACGACCCCGACATGGCCGGCCGTCCCATCCTCCTGAAGAAGGAAACCCTGCTGACCGGTGACTACCTGAGTGAGGCGCGCGTCAAATTCGATCCGGCCAACGGACAGCCCTACGTCGCCATCAAGTTCAACCCCAAAGGCGCCCGCATCTTCGCCGACATTACCGAAAAGCACATCCACGAGCGCCTGGCCATCGTCCTGGACAACGAGGTCTATTCGGCCCCGGAAATTCAATCCAAGATCACCGGTGAAGGCATGATTACCGGCAATTTTACGGACGACAGCGCCAAGAGCCTGGCCCTGGTGCTGCGCGAGGCCTTCCCCACGCCGGTGAAAATTTTATATGAAAAATCGGTGGGCCCCTCGCTGGGTGAAGACTCGATCCGCAAGGGACTGCTCTCCATGCTCATCGGCGGCGTGCTCGTGGTGCTCTTCATGATCGTCTACTACAAAGGTTCCGGGGTCATCGCCGATGCGGCCCTGGTGCTCAATATCATTCTCATCGCCGGTGGCCTGGCCGCTTTCAACGCAACCCTGACCCTGCCCGGCATCGCCGGCATCATCCTCACCATCGGCATGGCAGTCGACGCCAACGTATTGATTTTTGAGCGTATCCGAGAAGAGTTGCGCCTGGGCAAGACGGCTCGCGCAGCGGTCGACGCCGGCTTCGAACGGGCCACGCTGACCATCATGGACGCCAACGTCACCACCCTGATCGCGGCCGTCGTCTTGTTTCAATTCGGCAGTGGACCGGTCAAGGGCTTTGCCGTGACCCTCAGCCTGGGCGTCGTGGCCAGCCTGTTTACGGCCCTGATCGTATCGCGCGTCATTTTCGAATTTCTGCTGACCAAGCGTTCGATCAAGACCTTGAGCATTTAA
- the yajC gene encoding preprotein translocase subunit YajC: MNLAYAMGQGGAAAAEGGGGLLATPLLPIILMLAIMWFLLIRPQQKKQKEHREMITNLKKGDMIITSGGLYGRITGVSEANLTVEIADKVRVKVSRGHVAGLAQTSKPDTPPAPKKADTDKK, from the coding sequence ATGAATTTAGCCTATGCCATGGGCCAGGGAGGCGCCGCAGCAGCCGAAGGCGGCGGTGGACTTTTGGCCACGCCCCTGTTGCCCATCATTTTGATGTTGGCCATCATGTGGTTTCTTCTGATTCGCCCCCAGCAGAAAAAGCAAAAAGAGCATCGGGAAATGATCACCAACCTGAAAAAGGGGGACATGATCATCACCTCCGGCGGATTGTACGGCCGGATCACCGGGGTGAGCGAAGCCAACCTGACCGTGGAAATCGCGGACAAGGTACGCGTTAAAGTCAGCCGGGGACACGTCGCCGGTCTGGCCCAGACGAGCAAGCCGGATACACCGCCGGCGCCCAAAAAAGCCGATACCGACAAAAAATAA